The segment agcagcagcagcattaagCCCTGCTCTTGAAGGCAGGATCTCCCAGAgggtgaggggagcagggcaggagcagcagctccctgttacctccagccccagcatggcagcctgctggggagtCCTCCTGTAGCGAGTGACCAGCAGCGCATCGTCCCTCCGCGGAGCCAGGGGGTTCTCCACAAAGCTGTTCCCTGAGGGGTCATCGATCAcctgggggagagggaagccTCAGAGAGCCAGCCCACACCTCCCTGCTCAGGAAGGGGTCCTGCTCCAGCTTACTCACAAAGGTGAAAGGGGAAGGGACTTCTTTCAGCTGCTTCAGTTTAGCGATGAACTCCTCCAGCTTGGCTgccacctcctcatcctgggCCTGCCAAACAGCACAGGCCTGAGGTGGAAccagaggcagcccagagctgaaggcatctgacagcagcacaggccagagagcctgcagcacccctcccatcacagcacaggcagagcacCAGCAAAGGAAGCACGTCCCAGGCAGGAGGCCCTGAGAAGCTTCCCCtttcagattcacagaatgggttggaaaggacttcaaagctcatccagctccaagcccctgccaggggcagggacagctcccaccagcccaggctgctcagggcctcatccagcctggccctgaataCCCctagggagggcacagccacagcctccctgggcagcctgtgccagagtctcctcaccctcactgacaagaatctcttcctcatccagtctcagtctgtcctcctccagcttcagtccattccctctcatcccatccctccaagcccttgtccaaggccctgcccagcttccttgcaggccctttcaggtacttggaGGATCCTCACCTTGCGTGTGGGctggtcctgctccaggcctgccACAGCTCTGTCAATGAGGCCTTCAATGGTGGTCAGAGCTGGGCATGAAAGCAGGAGGGACATCACCACTGGAtgcaccccagcagtgctgcccaccctgccagccTCCACACCTCAGCCTTGTGGAGCTTATTCAGCCCCAGGGAGAGGAGGTCAGGGCCTCAACTGGTGCCCACCGTGCACCAGCGCTCACCCACCTCCCTTCTGGCTGAAAGCTGGGATCTCGAAGTCCAGCTCTGGAATCTGGGCCGTGGCACAGTCAGTCTTCACCACCTGCCTGTTCATGTCCTGCAGAGGACAGGTGAGGAGCAGTGTGAGGATGCTcaggcccccagcaccgcccaaagcagcagtgccagccccaggccagctcagcagcctctcccagccagcagcatccaCATCTTGGGCTTAAAAAGGTTACTGCTGAAcacacagcctgagggctcaggcagcacagcaggggcaccccTGCTCTGTCTCTGAGGGACAGCCCGAGggctcaggcagcacagcaggggcacccctgctctgtctctgaggggcagcctgagggctcaggcagcacagcaggggcacccctgctctgtctctgagggacagcctgagggctcaggcagcacagcaggggcacccctgctctgtctctgagagacagcctgagggctcaggcagcacagcaggggcacccctgctctgtctctgagagacagcctgagggctcaggcagcacagcaggggcacccctgctctgtctctgagggacagcctgagggctcaggcagcacagcaggggcacccctgctctgtctctgagggacagcctgagggctcaggcagcacagcaggggcacccctgctctgtctctgagggacagcctgagggctcaggcagcacagcaggggcaccccTGCTCTGTCTCTGAGGGACAGCCCGAGggctcaggcagcacagcaggggcacccctgctctgtctctgaggggcagcctgagggctcaggcagcacagcaggggcaccccTGCTCTGTCTCTGAGGGACCGAGGCGCGCAGGGGCAGCCCCCGGCGCGGCTGACCTGGCGGGAGGTGACGGTCAGGCTGTAGCGCACGCCCTGCTCCTGGATCCTGCCTGCAGAGTGGATCTCTGTGTtggaccagcagcagctgctgcagctgaaggagctgacgATGACCTCTTTGAAGAAGGGGATCCTGGTGAGCAGGAGCCGTGTCACGCCCTGCAGCGGCgaggggctgctcagggcaccGCTCCccgcagggctgctcctgctagggctgccccggggaggtCTCCATCCCtgagccctggcacccccacagaacgcccaccccccccccagcaggccttccctcccctctcttgcccaccacaggctccctggctgcctcgtggaccccagcccagcagctcctaccacggcccctcagctccaggccAAGCTGTGATCACCAGCAGCTCTTTCCCGGGTCCTGCCCCTCGCTCAGCTCCCAGACCCCTGTACGTGGAGCCGACCCCTTGCCCCGACAGGCCCCTGGGCCCAGAGGCGCCTGCAGCCCTGAACCGGGCACACAGACCCCGGCAGGCCCTGTACCCCGACTAGGAGACCACGGTGGCTCTAGCTTGAgcccacctccacccccggcaGGCCTCCGTCCTAACCCCTGCCGGATCCTGACCTCCTGCGTGCTTGGCCTGGGCtcacctcctgctcagccctccccgGCAGGCCGctgtctcctcccctccccggctcctcgccccggccccgccaccCCCGCAGCCCCCAGCCGCGCAGGCTGCCGTGGCTGGCTTCGCTCAAGCCACTGCAGCAGGACCCTGCGCCCAGAGGCCGCGGCGGCGCCGTCCCGGCGGCCGCTCACGTTGCGGAAGCAGTTCATGCACAGCGACTCGATCTCGGCCGGCCGCTGCTCGCCGTCCTCGGCGCTGAGCGGCTGGAACAGCGACCCCCCCccggcggccgccgccgcccccggcGCCGCCATCTTGAAACCGCCGCCGCGCGCGGGGCCGGCGCGGGGCCGCCGCGTGGCGTCACGTGGCGCGGGAGGGGGGTCACGTGGCGCGGGAGGGGGGTCACGTGGCGCGGGAGGGGGTCACGTGGCGCGGGAGGGGGGTCACGTGACGCGGGGCGGCCACGTGAGGCAGGAGCGCCATGGCTGCGCCTTTATTGCGTGTGGGCTGGCACGGCACGGCCCGGCCCCGCGATGGCCGCCCccggccgccccccgccgccccccggccCTCAGCGCTCGCCCAGGCTGCGCGCCAGGTCCCTCCAGAGCGCGTCCAGGCGAGCCCGCAGGTCCTCCACGGCGGGCGGCCCCTCCTGGGAATCCCCTAGGGTGGGCGGCCCGGAGGAGAGCTTCAGCCGCATTTCCTCCGTCTCCTGGTCCAGCGCCCGGGTGAAGGCCTGGATCTGGACGTACGTGTCCCTCCGGAACTCCTCCACCCGCCGCTGCACCTCCCGGGCCAGCTCCTCCGCGGGGGCCGGCTGCTCCCGCAGTCTGCCGGGGTAGAGGCTGAGCTTCGCCTTGAGCTGCTCCAGGTTTCTCTGGATCTTCTGGTGGAGGTCCTTGGCGTTCTGGGTCAGCTtggtggagagctgctggatgtAGCGGTTGAGCTTCTCGGGGCTGGCCTGGGCGTGGGGGCTGACGTTTCTGTGCAGCTCCTCCACGTTGCGGTGGATCTCGGTCACCAGCCTGTCCGCATAGGGGTGGAAAATGTCCTTCACCTGGTCGGTGTGGAAGGCAATCTTGTCGGCGTAGTGAGCCATGAACCTCTGCACCTCAtctgccccctgcagcagctgagcggCCAGCTGccggctgggcaggagctgccgcCGCAGCTCGCGGGCGTTCAGcgacagctgctccagcagctcctcggtgaagggctgcagctggtAGCGCAGCTCCTCCAGGTGCCTGCCCACTTTGTGGTGCACATCATCCACGTAGGGAGACAGCTTCACCCTCAGGCTCTCCAGCTCTTTCCTGAGGACCTTGCGCAGGCTGTCCGAGTCCTGGTAGGGCTGGGGGCCTCTGCCGCCCGGGGGtgccagcttctccaggaggTTCCCCATGGAGCTGCCCCCATCCTGAACGTTCTCCTTCAGGTTTCTGTGCCAGACAGCAGAGTGGttactgagcacccccagcttaCCCACGGCACCCTCAGTAAAGCTGTTGACAACCatgagggctgctgcccttgggctcttctgccccCAGAGGAAGAGGGACCCTGTGTGAGggtggcagctggggggagctggtggagggacCGCGGGCGGTGGCCCAGGCGGGGTGCCACGGGGcaagcccctggcagggggtacTCAcgtgctgtccctgcccagcttgctgccctggctgtgctctgtgccatCCTTGTCACTGGTCAGCTGGCTGAGGTACTCCCAGAGGCCGCTTTGTGCCGGCTCTGCCAGCGACACtgtgggcaggagggcagcggCTCGTGAGGTGCTGCCCACAcccagaatcagtcacagaaccGTCTCAGAATCACCCAGATGGGAGGAGACCTccgagaccatcgagtccaaccaaccacccaaccctGCCTGATCAGCTGGACCgtggcacccagtgcctcatccagtcctttcttaaccacctccagggatgctgaccccccccagcccgctgccaccagctgtcctggagcaagttcctctgctcagcacccaccTGGCAAGGAGCCCAGGAGGGTGAGCAGCAGTGCAAACTTCAGAGGCATGGTGTGCCGGGCCAGCAGGCCACCGCcctgtggggaggagaagagcagcacatTAGGTCACGCCGCGGGGCAGGGCTCCTCTCTGAGCCCTCGCAGGTCAGGGGTCCCTGCTCCTCACGcccccttccctgccttctGCACCCAGCACACGCCGGGGGGGGacgcccagctcctgcagccaggcaaaGTTCAAGCGGGCAGGAGGTGCCCACCCTGGCTCTGGGCACGTCCCCCTCACCTGGCTCCGGGTCACCTCCCGCATCCCTCCTGCCGGGTGCTGCCCCGCGGCTCCCTTTATATGCTCCCCGCGGCGAGAGGCTGAGGAGCGCGCCGGCAGGGGAAGGCTTTTTGGACCTCACTCCCTGTAAACACAACGTGGAGCCCCGCGGACGTTCCTGAGAGGTGacgtggggggcggggggggtcgGTCATCTGACTGCCCCCTCGCCTGCCCCTTCCCGAGCATCCCCCGGGCAGGGCTGCCCGAAGGCCGCCGCCCGCCCGAGCAGTTCTTTGTTTTCCCAGCGATAAGGGAGCCCtcgctgctggctctgcagcttgctggggacgagcctgcccctgcccctgcccctgcccctgcccctgcccccgccGCTGACCTTTGCATCGCGGAGTAAACAGCGCATGGGAGCTGCCACGGTGGCGAGGGGGGTGCGgagtggcagggcagggacagggacagcagctgaaactCCCCCACCGGCAGCTTCCGCTGCAAGGGGTCACAGCCcaaggaggggactgggagccCAGAGCCTGGGGACGGGGCccaggtgggtgcaggaggatgagcacggctccagctgtgccaggaaggggctggaaagggGGCACCCTGTGGTGGAGGGCAAAGTCCTGCGAGCTGCAGGGGTGAAGCTCCGAGCAGGCACCAGCACTCCTCTGGCACCaaagtctgctctgctccctcacccTGGGGACGCTCAGGGttgccccaggcagccctggccacGCTCCCATCCCGCAgctcctgccactgcagcccccagggagcctCCTCACCCGTCCGCAGGGGcatgcccccagcagggcagctcagggtgctcgctgtgcccacagctctggtgccttttccttccccctgagCTGGCAATCTCCTGGGgcttgcctcctgcctgcctgagccCCACTGTGCCTGGCCACAGACCCtgcaaggggtgggggtgggggtggtggttagTGGCTGTCAcccaccctgcacagcctgcacagccccttccccagctgctcctgctgcagctgggatgctaggccctgtgccagggctctggccCCCCTGGAGCCACCCAGGTGATACTGAgttgctgcagcaccctggtgCGGTGACATCCTGGGCCCTGACCCCACCCTGGCCAATGGTTCACCTCTGAGCCAccctccagccctgtcctgggcatgGAGACCCTGCAcccacccagccccccctgcgTTCCCTCTCCCTGGTGCCCTGGGACCTAAATTCAGGGTGATGCTCTGCCCTTGGAGCAGCTGGCTGggtgccccagggcaggagagcaggctgctgaggagaaggacagACACAGACCAGCAGGacagacacagagcagcaggtgcTTCACTAGGGACAGTTTATTTCtgccaggggcagtgcccacaATGCTCGTGGTGCGGGGGCAAGGCTGGgcaccccacaccccctccaCGCAGTGCCAGGGGGGGGCTCAGTTCTCCcctgctggctgagcagtgTTGAGGAAGGCAGCGACCTTCTCCCGcacctccttctccagcagccccaggtggtCCTCCACGCCAGCAGTGCCTGAGTCCAGCTTGTCCTtcatctcctgcagcctctgcaccagctgctgccCGAAGGCCTCTCCGaagggggctgcctgctgccggaAAGCCTCCAGCGTCTGCCCCACTCGCTGGTCCAGCTGCTGGGCCAGGGGCGCCAGGCGCTGCCGCAGGCTCTCGGCGTCGCCGCTGGCCGCCTGCCGCAGCTCCTCGGCcagggggctgagctgggcacgCAGCTCCTCCGAGCTGGCGGCCAGGCGGGCGcgcagctcctctgccacctTGTCCATCTGCGCCGTCAGGCTGTCCAGCTGCCGGTTGAGTCCCTCCTGCACCTGCCCCGCGTAGGGGCTGAGCCCGCGGCGCAGCTCCCCCACGCTCTGCTCCACCTGAGTCTTCAGCTCGTCGGCCAGGGGCGCCAGGCGCTGCTTCAGGCTCTCCACCCCTCCGTcgatctgctgctgcagacgGTCGGCGTAGGGGCTGAGGGAGGCCTGGACGCTCTGAGCGTTGTCCTGCAGCCGGCTCCGCAGCTCGGTGGCGTAGGGCTCCAGCGCCCGGCGCAGCTCCCCGGCGCCGCTGTCCACGCGGGAGCGCAGCTCCTCGGCGTAGGGGCTGATCTTGGCCTGCAGCTCGCGGATGTTGGTGCCGATCTGCTGGTGCACCTCGTCGGCGTACGGTGCCATCTtggcctgcagctccttcagctcccgCTGGATCTGCTCCTTCAGCCGCTGCGAGTCCTGCACCAGCCGCGCCTGCAGCTCGGTGGCGAAGGGCACCAGCCGCTGCTGCAGGTCCTCGGCGTACAGGCTGGCGCTGCGCaggttgctctgcagcagggtgctggaggagggggaCGCGTCAGTGCCCCAGCGTGcccgcagccccccccccccgcccggcGCCTTCCTGTCCCCCCTCCTGCTCACTCTATCTGCTTGGTGATCTCGgactgctgcagcccttccacCGTCTCCTTGGCATTGTTGCCCAGCTCGGTGAAGTACTTCCAGATCACGCTGGCCACATCATCTGGGCTGACATCAGCCTGTGTCCCTGCAAGCAGATGCCACGATCAGCGCGGGCACAATCCTGCCCAGCATCCCCCCACAAgggacagcacagcaggttcccaTCCTGCCCTCCCGGCACTGGGTACCCGCAGACCACCTCACCTGCGACCGCCAGGAGCACCAGGGCGAGAGCTGGAACCTTCAGAAACATCCTGAGTGCCAGGTGGTGCCTgcgggagcagagagcagaggtgaAGAGACCGCCCTGGGCTGAGCGGCCCCAGCCGAGGCGCCGCCGGCGGCAGCTCTCCTCACCTCCGCGCACAGCCGCTCGGATCCCTGCGGGGTCGGGGAGCAGCCGCAGCTATTTATGCAGCCCGGGCGTCCCCCGCGCCTTCCACGCACGCCTGgggcacaggctctgggctTGGACTTTAGCAAGGTCGCGACGTGGAAGCGCCTGACGTGCGCTCAGCCCTGACATCACCCTcggccctgccagctcccagcagggtgccaaggagggggcagagaggggatgaGGCTACACGTCAGCACCCCCGCGGCTGAGCACCCTCCGGAGGGGCAGAGaccctggagcagagggagcagggcagcgccgcggagagagctctgcagctcagtgaGGTGTAgccatggctctgctgctgccagctgtgtggTACCAGGACacgggctgggggggctgtgctggatgcAGGGGGGCACAcgaggctgtgtgtgtgcagggcttCCTGCCACAGAGAATGGCCAGgaccctgcagctgtgggatgCTGCACAGTGCCAGGACCACTGcatgtccctgcccgtggg is part of the Dryobates pubescens isolate bDryPub1 chromosome 34, bDryPub1.pri, whole genome shotgun sequence genome and harbors:
- the APOA5 gene encoding apolipoprotein A-V, which encodes MPLRTGEEAPWGLQWQELRDGSVARAAWGNPERPQAEAAGGGVSAAVPVPALPLRTPLATVAAPMRCLLRDAKGGGLLARHTMPLKFALLLTLLGSLPGVGSTSRAAALLPTVSLAEPAQSGLWEYLSQLTSDKDGTEHSQGSKLGRDSTNLKENVQDGGSSMGNLLEKLAPPGGRGPQPYQDSDSLRKVLRKELESLRVKLSPYVDDVHHKVGRHLEELRYQLQPFTEELLEQLSLNARELRRQLLPSRQLAAQLLQGADEVQRFMAHYADKIAFHTDQVKDIFHPYADRLVTEIHRNVEELHRNVSPHAQASPEKLNRYIQQLSTKLTQNAKDLHQKIQRNLEQLKAKLSLYPGRLREQPAPAEELAREVQRRVEEFRRDTYVQIQAFTRALDQETEEMRLKLSSGPPTLGDSQEGPPAVEDLRARLDALWRDLARSLGER
- the APOA4 gene encoding apolipoprotein A-IV, which gives rise to MFLKVPALALVLLAVAGTQADVSPDDVASVIWKYFTELGNNAKETVEGLQQSEITKQIDTLLQSNLRSASLYAEDLQQRLVPFATELQARLVQDSQRLKEQIQRELKELQAKMAPYADEVHQQIGTNIRELQAKISPYAEELRSRVDSGAGELRRALEPYATELRSRLQDNAQSVQASLSPYADRLQQQIDGGVESLKQRLAPLADELKTQVEQSVGELRRGLSPYAGQVQEGLNRQLDSLTAQMDKVAEELRARLAASSEELRAQLSPLAEELRQAASGDAESLRQRLAPLAQQLDQRVGQTLEAFRQQAAPFGEAFGQQLVQRLQEMKDKLDSGTAGVEDHLGLLEKEVREKVAAFLNTAQPAGEN